TTCTCACTTCTGCCGGTGTAGTTATGGATGACGATATGGATAAGCCAGCATTTAATCCTTCAACTATGGAAAGTAATGTTCCAGGTCTTTATGTTGCAGGAGTAATCGCTTCAGGCCGCAATGCGAATGAAGTATTTATTGAGACAGGACGTGGGCATGGTAAACTTATCGCAGATCACATTCTTGCGAAGCGCAGTTCTCACAATAAGGAGTTGAACGTTTAAGATGGACATGACCTCTTTGCTTTTGCTTGGTCTTGCTGCGCTCGGTATTATAAGCAGTAATTCCCCTGTAACAATAGCAATGGTCGTCCTACTACTGCTAAGAGTTCTTGGCCTGCAGCAGACCTTCCCTTGGCTTGAGAAATATGGTTTAACTATCGGGATTATCATTCTTACGATCGGGGTCATGACGCCTTTGGCCAGCGGAAAAATATCGCTGCAGATGGTCGGTCAGTCCTTCCTCCACTGGAAGTCTCTTCTTGCGATTGCGATCGGCATTCTCGTCGCTTATCTTGGTGGGCGCGGAGCCATCCTTATGACCAACCAGCCCACAGTTGTTGCGGGTCTCCTGATCGGAACAGTGATTGGCGTTGCATTGTTCAAGGGTGTCCCTGTAGGACCGCTTATCGCAGCCGGTATTTTGTCGCTCTTGATTGGCAAAATGTAAAAGGTGGAGCAACCATTCAACACAAAAATAGAGCAGCAATTCTCCACTATCGAGAGAATCGCTGCTCTATTTTATTTTTATTCAGCCTGAGAAATGGATTGTGGAATCTCCTGAGACGATCGTTTTTCTACAAACAATAGATCACCAACCCCATGCTCTGTTTGAATTTTTTTCAGTTGGGCCAAAGCTTCTGCTTCTGTATTAAAATACCCAGCTTCCACTAGGAATAATCCCTTCTGATCCTTTAATACGCGCACGTTCTCTAACCCGTATAACATCTCTTCAGCCATACCTTGACTCTCGCCGGAAGGCTCTGAGCTTGTTCTAAGTGAATAGATAGAAGATCCTTCTTCCACGTCACCCTTCTTATCCTTCAATGTAATCGCCACCTGTGCCGGATCCTTATATTCCTTTACCTCATAAGCAACTGGCTCTTTGAAGGTTACATTGAAACGTATCATGGAGTCATCCAATGTAATTAAAGGATAAGCATCTTGAACATACTTACTTTCTTTTAATGTCTCAAGATCTTTAACAGCTGAGAAGTTCCTTGCCCCACTCACGGTTACGGTCATTGTATAAGGATTGTCAGTGAATTTTACGTTATAAGAGCTTGCAAGGTCTTGTGTATTGTCCGAATTTGCAAAGTTTAAAATCATTTGATCACTGTTCTTCTGATGTTTCAACGAAATGAAATTGACATCTACTCCATCCTGAATCGTGCCGCCGCCTGCACTTCCATCCGTAAATTTCAATACACTTACCAGCTTACCTAGAACGGGCACTTGATTCATACTATCCGCGAAAGCGGGTACCGTATTTACACCCACTGTAAAAGAAATGATAACTGCTGCTGCAACTGATCCTGTCCATTTTAATCCGCTCATTTTTATTCCTCTTTTCTGTTGTTTATAGCGTTTTCCTCTTTCAATACCTTTTCGAGAAGCTTGTGATAGTTCTTCGGGGATTTCAATATCGTTGTATGCTTTCTGTAAACGTTCAAGTTGATTATCCAAAGTACTCACTCCCCTTCATATTAATTTTTAATTTCCCTAATCCCCGATAGATGACGGTTTTCACCGTACTCTCTGGCATGTCCAATACCCCGGCAATTTCCTTTATGGGCAAGTCTTCAAAATACCTCATCACAATGATCATTCTTGATCTTTTATCAAGAACTCTTAGCGCCTCCTGAAGATCAATGACATCCTCTATGGGTTCTGAAGCGTAGCTGCCTTCGGGATCTTTCTCCATATACACGATTTTTTTAGATTTTCGGATAAAGTCCAAGGCACAATTGACGGCTATTTTTGTGAGCCAAGTTTTAAAATATTGGGGTTGCTGCAGTTTATGAATTGAGATGAACGCTTTATAGACGGTCTCCTGTACAATCTCCAGCGCATCATCCTTATTCCTCACATAGGAGTACGCCATACGGTAAAGACGTTCTTGCATCCCGTCTATCAATGCAGTAAAGCTGTCTTCATCACCCGCTATCGCCTTTTCCTCCAGCTCTGTTGTATTCAAGTTCTCACTACCTTTCATGTTGCTTATATTTTTTAGACGCACGTGATATTCAAAAAGACTCAAATGGATTTAAAAAAATGGCCCTCTCTCCCGAGAAGACCACCTAAGTAATTTATTATAATGTTAGATCTTATCATGTATCCAAATGCTGTACGTTAAACAATCTCGCATAACTTCCGTCCAGTCCCATTAGTTCCTCATGTGTACCACGTTCTGTGATTTCACCGTTCTCAAGCACCACGATCTGATCAGCATGTGTAATGGTAGACAGTCTATGCGCAACAATGAGTGTAGTTCGTTCCGACGAGAGGGATTGCAGAGCTTGTTGAATTAAATGCTCTGATTCCAGATCCAGCGCTGACGTAGCTTCGTCTAATATAAGAACCTTTGGGTCTTTAAGAAACACCCTTGCTATGGCTACCCGTTGCTTTTGCCCACCGGACAGCTTCACTCCACGTTCTCCCACTTCTGTATCATAGCCTAGCGGCAGCTGCTCAATAAAATCATGCGCATTGGCAGCTCTCGCCGCCGAGAGGACTTGCTCCTCTGTAGCATTAGGATTGCCGAACAAGATATTATCTCGTACAGACCCACTAAATAAGAAATTATCTTGAAGCACCATCCCAACAGCTCTTCGCAAACTCTCCTGCGTCAAACCCTGTATATCCTGACCATCCATCTGGAGGCTACCTTTGCTTATGTCATAGAATCGCGGGATCAAGCTTATGAGAGAGGACTTCCCGCCACCACTCATTCCAACAAAAGCGACCGTCTGACCAGGTTTGATACTTAAATTAATATCCTTCAGTACCCAATCATTTTCTTCGTTGTATTTGAACCAAACATTATGAAAATCAATTTCACCACGTGCATTCGTCAGAGGTCTTGCTCCCGGTTTATCCACGATATCATAAGGCTCGTCCAGCAGCTCAAGCACCCGTTCAAGGGAAGCCGAGGCTTGCGTGAGCACTGTCGAGGAATTAATCAATCGACGCAGCGGCGCATACATCCGGTCCAGATAGCCGAAGAAAGCAACAAAGGTTCCCACAGTCAAATTACCATGAATCACTTGATAACCACCGTATCCGATGACTAGCAGTGGTGCAATATCCGTTAGTGTGTTAATAATCGCGAAGGTAATCGCATTCCAACGAGTTTGAGCCATCGCTTTTTTGAGAAAGTTACCGTTGATATCTTCGAACTGCTTCTGATCCACTTTTTCCATGGTGAAGCTGCGGATGATCGAAATGCCTTGAATCCGTTCATGAAGATAGCCTTGAATGCCAGCCAGAGCCTGTGAACGGTCTTTCGTTAACACTTTAAGTCGTTTATATAGTTTACTTACCGCAAAGGCGTAGAACGGAAGTACAGCGATAGATACTAACGCCAGCACTGGATTCAAATAAAACATAAAACCAAGCGCAAACACTAGCGTAAATAAATCCAGCCATACATTCATCATTCCGACTTCTACTAAATTTTTAGTCTGTTCCACATCATTTATAAATCTCGAAATCGCTTCACCCACTTTTGTATTCTGATAATACCGCAGCGATAACCGCTGTAAGTGACTGTATAGCTTATTCCGCATATCGAACAATATCTTACTTGTGATCAGCTGGGCAAAATACTGCCGGTAATACTCCACCGGTCCCCTTACAATTACAAATAAAACAAAAGCGCCTCCGAGGATGAGCATCAATTGCGATACCCGCTCCTGGGCACTCATGGCAGGGTTCATCAGCAGATCATCGACTACGTATTTCAGAATCATAGGCAGTGTCAACGGGATGCTGAACTTGATCATACCTATAAAGAGCGTAAACACAATCCATTTCATGTAAGGCCGTACAAAAGTAAAATATGATTTCCATTGCTTCACAGGGATATTCTGTCCTTTCTCTTTACTGAGTTGCTAAGTACAGTTGACTTTTGCGCTCTACAGTGTTTTTATATTTTTAAGTCCATAAGTACGATAGCAGTACCCGAACTTCAGGAGGATAAAGATGTCTAGACAATTTGTGACGGAAGCCGTCATGATGGCGATTTACGGCCAGCTTCTCATATCGAGCAGCCCTGTAGAATATATAGTGCCTTATACGACCGTGATGGAATTATACGAACTGCGGGACAGTGATGATCCGTTAATGAACCGTCCAGATGATGACAAGCATGTTAAACTCAAGATTGGTGAGCTCATTGCCTATTTTGAAGAGCCACTTAATGCTAAAAAAATCAACCGCTGTCTGGCCGTTCCTTGGGCAAAAAGCTCTGGTATTCTACTAGGCGGACAATCAAAGATTACCATCATTAACAGCATGGATACCGCTGTCTACGGCGAAACGTTCGATCCTATCGAAACGGAGCTTCTATTGTCCTCACAACGTGAGAAGGTGCCTATTCTTACAGATCAATTCGAGCTGATTCAACGCATTATTGAAGGTGGAGTCCCTGTTCAAGTATACGACATTGACGATTTCGATTTTGCTATGGAGGAAGAAACGTTTCGCAATTCGCACTGATTATATCAACACTAGAAAAAGCCCTGCCTTTTGGCAAGGGCTTTTCACATTAGTAAAAAAAACAAAATTAAGACATTTAAACCTGTACTCCGCCAGGCACCGATTTGGCTTCATACTTATATTCAATGTCATCGTCTGCCTCAGAATACACAATAGTTAAGCCGTAACCTTCCATATACCATAAGTCCTGCTCTTCCATGTAGAACACAATACCGTCTTGTTCAACTTGTATTGCCGGACGTCCTGGTGCCTCCGTCCCGATACCCAGTGAGAAACCAGGGTGAAGTCCACCTCCCGAGCTATAGCGGGGAAATAAACGAATATAGTCTCCATTCTTAAGATCCAGTTCTCTTTTAAACCAAGCTGCCGCTGCTTGACTAATTTCCATGTTCATCTCTCTCAGCTCCTTTGTATAGTCTAATCATACTGAAAATGAATCGATATTCAAATACCTTTATACAATTAATGTTTTCCCAAGCTCCTCAAAAATTAGTTTGACAACTTTGCGAACCGAGTGATAAACTCTGAACATAACTAACGGTCTACTAGTTATTACCAAAAGTTATTATTAAATCAATGAAAGGGGTGAGCGCGGTGTTTACGAAGTTACAGCCATATCAAATAACTATTGTTGGAATTTCCAATCAACCGAATACCGAAGCAGCCCAAGTGGTGAAACCATCCTGAAGTTCCCTGCGAGTGTAATTGATCGTATAACTTTAGTTCTTGAAGGTCTCTCACATGCCTGGTGCTGTATAGCACCGTGCGCATGATAGCTGTAAATTACAGGCATATCGTCCGTTTTCGGATGATATGCCTTTTTTTGTCGGTTGTCATCTTTGAAGGACGACAACGTCGTTTTTTCTTGGCTGTCGAGATAACCACTTGCGCTTTTTTCCAACATCACAGCTAGTACTTTAACTCGAAAGGAAGGGATTTACTTGTTCTCCGTTCTCCGTAATCTCGGCTGGTTCTTTCGCCGAGAAAAAAGGCGTTACCTGATTGGCCTTATCTTACTTATTGGTGTAGGTGTTCTTGAATTATTCCCCCCACGTCTGCTAGGCAATGCCATTGACGACATAGTACGCGGTTCTATTACTACAGCATCGTTAGCCAAGTATATCGGTATGATCCTCATTTTGCTGCTAGTCATTTATTGGATTACCTACATATGGATGCACAAATTATTCGGAGGCTCCAACCTCGTAGAGCGCCTGCTGCGCTCGAGATTTATGAATCATTTGATGACCATGACCCCGTCGTTTTTCGAACGCAATAGAACCGGCGACCTGATGGCTCGGGCAACCAATGATATCAGAGCTGTCTCAGCTACCGTTGGATTCGGGATGCTCACCCTGGTGGATTCTACAATTTACCTCACTGTCGTACTATTCGCAATGGGTTTTCTTGTCAGCTGGAAGCTGACACTTGCAGCAGTCTTACCATTACCACTAATTGCAATAGCTATGATTTTTTATGGTAAAGCGATCCATGATCGTTACAGCTTAGCACAAGATGCGTTCGGAGATATGAATGATCAGGTTCTCGAGTCTGTATCAGGTGTGCGAGTTATCCGTGCTTATGTACAAGAAAGACTTGATGAGAAGAGATTCTCAGATATTACAGAAGATGTATACAACAAGAACATGGCCGTCGCCCGTGTCGATGCCTTCTTCGAACCGACGATTCGGTTCTGCGTAGGGCTCAGCTACATTATCGGTCTTACCTATGGGATATATCTTGTGTTCCGTAATCAGATCACCCTAGGGGATCTTGTCTCCTTTAATATGTACCTCGGAATGATCGTTTGGCCGATGTTCGCTATTGGAGAGCTTATTAACATCATGCAACGTGGTGGTGCTTCTCTCGAACGTATTGATGAGACGCTAAACTCCAAAGCGGATGTTCAAAGTGCGGCCAATCCGGTTCAAGTTGCTAATCCTACCCGAATTGAACTTAACGATGTGACCTTCCGTTATCCCTCATCGACGATTGACAATCTAAGCAATGTCAGTCTGACCTTAAACCAAGGGCAAACACTAGGTGTAGTCGGTCGTACGGGAAGCGGTAAATCAACCCTCCTCA
This genomic stretch from Paenibacillus sp. FSL H7-0737 harbors:
- a CDS encoding HesB/YadR/YfhF family protein; the encoded protein is MNMEISQAAAAWFKRELDLKNGDYIRLFPRYSSGGGLHPGFSLGIGTEAPGRPAIQVEQDGIVFYMEEQDLWYMEGYGLTIVYSEADDDIEYKYEAKSVPGGVQV
- a CDS encoding DUF441 domain-containing protein, producing MDMTSLLLLGLAALGIISSNSPVTIAMVVLLLLRVLGLQQTFPWLEKYGLTIGIIILTIGVMTPLASGKISLQMVGQSFLHWKSLLAIAIGILVAYLGGRGAILMTNQPTVVAGLLIGTVIGVALFKGVPVGPLIAAGILSLLIGKM
- a CDS encoding ABC transporter ATP-binding protein; protein product: MFSVLRNLGWFFRREKRRYLIGLILLIGVGVLELFPPRLLGNAIDDIVRGSITTASLAKYIGMILILLLVIYWITYIWMHKLFGGSNLVERLLRSRFMNHLMTMTPSFFERNRTGDLMARATNDIRAVSATVGFGMLTLVDSTIYLTVVLFAMGFLVSWKLTLAAVLPLPLIAIAMIFYGKAIHDRYSLAQDAFGDMNDQVLESVSGVRVIRAYVQERLDEKRFSDITEDVYNKNMAVARVDAFFEPTIRFCVGLSYIIGLTYGIYLVFRNQITLGDLVSFNMYLGMIVWPMFAIGELINIMQRGGASLERIDETLNSKADVQSAANPVQVANPTRIELNDVTFRYPSSTIDNLSNVSLTLNQGQTLGVVGRTGSGKSTLLKQLLREYPTGNGEILISGVPIQQISLDQLHSWMGYVPQEQILFSKSVRQNIQFGLDNADDDTIMKAITAAAFQNDLGTLSDGLDTLVGERGVSLSGGQKQRVSLSRAFIANPDVLILDDALSAVDARTEAQIIENIRQERAGKTTLISTHRLSAVQHADMIVVLDNGHIVERGTHQELLDMNGWYREQYDRQQVENNLSND
- a CDS encoding sigma-70 family RNA polymerase sigma factor; protein product: MNTTELEEKAIAGDEDSFTALIDGMQERLYRMAYSYVRNKDDALEIVQETVYKAFISIHKLQQPQYFKTWLTKIAVNCALDFIRKSKKIVYMEKDPEGSYASEPIEDVIDLQEALRVLDKRSRMIIVMRYFEDLPIKEIAGVLDMPESTVKTVIYRGLGKLKINMKGSEYFG
- a CDS encoding ABC transporter ATP-binding protein, encoding MKQWKSYFTFVRPYMKWIVFTLFIGMIKFSIPLTLPMILKYVVDDLLMNPAMSAQERVSQLMLILGGAFVLFVIVRGPVEYYRQYFAQLITSKILFDMRNKLYSHLQRLSLRYYQNTKVGEAISRFINDVEQTKNLVEVGMMNVWLDLFTLVFALGFMFYLNPVLALVSIAVLPFYAFAVSKLYKRLKVLTKDRSQALAGIQGYLHERIQGISIIRSFTMEKVDQKQFEDINGNFLKKAMAQTRWNAITFAIINTLTDIAPLLVIGYGGYQVIHGNLTVGTFVAFFGYLDRMYAPLRRLINSSTVLTQASASLERVLELLDEPYDIVDKPGARPLTNARGEIDFHNVWFKYNEENDWVLKDINLSIKPGQTVAFVGMSGGGKSSLISLIPRFYDISKGSLQMDGQDIQGLTQESLRRAVGMVLQDNFLFSGSVRDNILFGNPNATEEQVLSAARAANAHDFIEQLPLGYDTEVGERGVKLSGGQKQRVAIARVFLKDPKVLILDEATSALDLESEHLIQQALQSLSSERTTLIVAHRLSTITHADQIVVLENGEITERGTHEELMGLDGSYARLFNVQHLDT